A single Kryptolebias marmoratus isolate JLee-2015 linkage group LG7, ASM164957v2, whole genome shotgun sequence DNA region contains:
- the si:cabz01074946.1 gene encoding uncharacterized protein si:cabz01074946.1, whose amino-acid sequence MRLRIVLTALFQVVMSKPPDEVSGYTGGNVTLPSGADPSWTLSRIDWSIFSNNTLIATYRSQTTNVNRVHTYLNRLTLNQTSGDLTIHNLKPGDAMDYTVNLLNTDNENKEKKIGLKVKQHLQQPTIKEIQNTATGNGCFMLLSCSSLDDDVDFSWKVTPHYLYSWNNTKGGPSQLLAYFNTQASVKFTCTSSRQMENRSKVFHSKCIVAGETPGPRHRCGVGISCIVVGVFSLMVLIYCLRGHFVALGCYLREKLCPSRD is encoded by the exons ATGAGACTTCGAATCGTCCTTACTGCTTTGTTTCAAG TGGTGATGAGTAAACCACCTGATGAAGTCTCGGGGTACACTGGTGGTAATGTTACCCTGCCGTCTGGAGCCGACCCATCATGGACTCTCTCCAGAATCGATTGGTCAATATTCTCCAACAACACCTTGATCGCCACCTATAGAAGTCAGACTACAAATGTTAATCGTGTTCACACATACCTAAACAGACTAACTCTTAACCAAACctcag gggACTTGACAATCCATAATCTGAAACCAGGAGATGCTATGGACTATACTGTAAACCTCCTCAACACagacaatgaaaacaaagagaagaagattGGATTGAAGGTGAAAC AACACCTTCAGCAACCAACCATAAAGGAGATTCAGAACACAGCCACAGGAAATGGCTGTTTTATGTTACTCAGTTGTTCTTCTCTAGATGATGACGTTGACTTCTCCTGGAAAGTGACACCTCATTATTTGTATAGCTGGAACAATACTAAGGGTGGTCCTTCACAACTTTTAGCATATTTCAACACACAAGCTTCTGTCAAATTCACCTGCACCTCCAGCAGGCAAATGGAGAACAGATCAAAAGTTTTCCATTCAAAGTGTATCG TTGCAGGTGAAACACCTGGGCCCAGACACAGATGTGGTGTTGGTATTTCCTGTATAGTTGTAGGAGTATTTTCCCTAATGGTTCTGATTTACTGTTTAAGAG gaCATTTCGTAGCTCTAGGGTGTTATCTTAGAG AAAAACTGTGTCCATCAAGAGACTGA